One window from the genome of Spirosoma rhododendri encodes:
- a CDS encoding PVC-type heme-binding CxxCH protein: MKTNALRMSAAGLLAGGLLIGAYQNHNLNLASRDYLKRLFTSLSDDDKHDPKYAVGSLNVAPGLEATLFAAEPMLVNPTNIDVDAKGRVWVCEAYNYRPAINGNPTRPEGDRIVILDDENHDGKADNSKVFFQDPAIESPLGIWVQGNQVIVSDSPNVWLLTDDNNDDKADRKELLFTGIGGEQHDHGMHTFVAGPDGKWYFNFGNEGGQLLDKDKKPVVDIATGKPIDREHFRQGLVFRCDPGGKNVELLGQNFRNNYEIAVDSYGTLWQSDNDDDGNKSTRINYVMEYGNYGYTDEMIGAGWQANRENLEKETPQRHWHLNDPGSVPNLLQTGAGSPTGILVYEGKLLPPAFQNQLIHCDAGPNVVRSYTVQNDGAGYKASIVNILEGARDQWFRPADVCVAPDGSLIIADWYDPGVGGHQAGDQSKGRVYRVAPPNSPYTIPKTDLTTVEGAIDALQSPNMDVRYAAWNTLHGMGKKSEKALATMYKSNPNPRMQARALWLLSKGENGSNYVTAALKNSNPNLRITALRAARQLGADPTIAAVKQLVSDANPQVRRECAIALRNSKSADAPELWAKLASKHDGTDRWYLEALGIGADGNWDRFYSAWMKQQANDPTTTAAGRDIIWRARTKESVPMLAKLASDSRTDLNTRLRYFRAFDFNPGATEKSNALLTILKENSGSTDVSRLALRHLDPDFVRQNQIAQQALAKLLDQTYGKPEYIELVSRYEPASENERLQKLALAKYDVGMGRDAARQLLRQKGSDLVWASINGSNADDAIHMVTALRNVGSKSSIDILKTVALDGKRSPSLRTNATRSLGGSSEGADMVIALLKTGDITGDYKKAAAQGVSGDWRKNIRVQAASYLDGAQSGDGKKLPGLSELMAMNGDAARGLTVFKANCAICHQVNGEGMDFGPKLSEIGSKLSKEGEYLAILHPDAGISFGYETSEVKLKDGTMLTGIISSKTETDLQMKFPGGVVQNYKMSDVKSIKTTETSMMPSGLQESMSTQELVDLVDYLSTLKRK, translated from the coding sequence CCGTGGGTAGCTTGAACGTGGCACCGGGGCTGGAAGCGACGCTGTTTGCCGCCGAGCCGATGCTGGTGAACCCCACCAACATCGACGTCGACGCGAAGGGGCGTGTCTGGGTGTGCGAAGCGTACAACTATCGACCCGCCATCAACGGTAACCCCACCCGGCCCGAAGGTGACCGCATCGTGATACTCGACGACGAAAACCACGACGGGAAAGCTGACAATAGCAAGGTGTTTTTTCAGGACCCCGCCATCGAGTCACCACTTGGTATCTGGGTGCAGGGCAATCAGGTTATCGTCTCCGACAGTCCTAACGTCTGGCTGTTGACCGACGACAACAACGACGACAAAGCTGACCGGAAGGAACTGCTCTTCACCGGCATTGGTGGCGAACAGCACGACCACGGTATGCACACCTTTGTGGCCGGACCAGACGGTAAATGGTATTTCAACTTCGGCAACGAAGGGGGTCAACTGCTCGATAAGGATAAAAAGCCGGTTGTCGACATCGCGACGGGCAAACCCATTGACAGAGAACATTTCCGGCAGGGGCTGGTCTTCCGTTGCGATCCGGGCGGGAAAAACGTCGAACTGCTCGGGCAAAATTTCCGCAACAACTACGAAATCGCCGTCGACTCGTACGGTACGCTCTGGCAGTCGGATAACGACGACGACGGCAACAAAAGCACGCGTATCAATTACGTGATGGAGTATGGCAACTACGGCTACACCGACGAGATGATCGGTGCGGGCTGGCAGGCCAATCGCGAAAACCTGGAGAAGGAAACACCACAGCGGCATTGGCACCTCAACGATCCCGGTTCGGTACCCAACCTGCTGCAAACAGGCGCGGGGTCGCCAACGGGCATACTCGTGTACGAAGGAAAGCTGCTGCCGCCCGCTTTTCAGAATCAGCTCATTCACTGCGACGCCGGGCCGAACGTGGTGCGATCGTACACGGTGCAGAACGACGGCGCGGGCTACAAAGCCAGTATCGTCAACATCCTCGAAGGTGCCCGAGATCAGTGGTTCCGCCCGGCCGATGTGTGCGTCGCGCCCGATGGTTCGCTCATTATCGCCGACTGGTACGACCCCGGCGTGGGTGGGCATCAGGCGGGTGACCAAAGTAAGGGCCGCGTGTACCGCGTGGCTCCGCCCAATTCGCCCTACACAATTCCCAAAACTGATCTAACGACGGTCGAAGGAGCCATTGACGCGCTGCAAAGCCCGAATATGGATGTTCGCTATGCCGCCTGGAACACCCTGCACGGCATGGGTAAAAAATCGGAGAAGGCATTGGCGACCATGTACAAAAGCAACCCGAATCCGCGTATGCAGGCCCGCGCGCTGTGGCTGCTAAGTAAGGGCGAAAACGGGTCGAACTACGTAACGGCCGCGTTGAAAAACAGCAACCCCAACCTGCGCATCACCGCGCTGCGGGCGGCTCGTCAACTCGGTGCTGACCCGACGATTGCGGCTGTCAAGCAACTGGTTTCTGACGCTAATCCGCAGGTGCGCCGTGAATGTGCTATCGCGTTGCGTAACAGCAAATCGGCCGACGCGCCGGAACTGTGGGCGAAACTGGCCAGTAAGCACGACGGTACGGATCGGTGGTATCTGGAAGCGCTGGGTATCGGCGCGGACGGCAACTGGGACCGGTTTTACTCCGCCTGGATGAAGCAACAGGCCAACGACCCGACCACAACAGCCGCCGGTCGCGACATTATCTGGCGGGCGCGGACTAAGGAATCGGTGCCAATGCTGGCGAAGCTGGCTAGCGATTCGCGCACCGACCTAAACACGCGGCTACGCTATTTCCGGGCCTTCGATTTCAACCCCGGTGCCACCGAAAAATCGAACGCGCTGCTAACTATTTTGAAAGAAAACAGCGGGTCGACCGACGTGAGCCGCCTGGCCCTGCGCCACCTCGACCCCGACTTTGTCCGGCAAAATCAGATTGCGCAGCAGGCGTTGGCCAAACTGCTCGATCAGACCTACGGCAAACCCGAATACATCGAACTGGTCAGCCGGTACGAACCGGCGTCGGAAAACGAGCGGCTGCAAAAACTCGCGCTGGCGAAGTACGACGTCGGGATGGGCCGCGATGCCGCCCGGCAACTGCTGCGGCAAAAAGGCAGCGACCTGGTGTGGGCATCGATAAACGGTAGTAATGCCGACGATGCGATACACATGGTCACGGCTTTGCGGAACGTGGGCAGCAAATCGTCGATTGACATCCTGAAAACCGTCGCGCTGGACGGTAAGCGGTCTCCTAGTCTACGTACCAATGCAACCCGTTCGCTGGGCGGCAGTTCGGAAGGTGCCGATATGGTGATCGCGCTCCTTAAAACGGGTGACATCACCGGCGATTACAAAAAAGCGGCTGCGCAGGGTGTTAGTGGCGACTGGCGCAAAAACATCCGGGTACAGGCTGCCAGTTACCTCGACGGTGCACAATCGGGCGACGGCAAGAAGCTCCCCGGCCTGTCGGAGCTGATGGCGATGAACGGCGACGCAGCACGCGGCCTGACGGTGTTCAAAGCCAATTGCGCGATTTGCCATCAGGTCAACGGCGAAGGCATGGACTTCGGGCCGAAGCTGTCGGAGATTGGCTCGAAGCTGTCAAAAGAGGGAGAATACCTCGCCATTCTGCACCCCGACGCGGGCATCAGCTTCGGCTACGAAACGTCGGAAGTGAAACTGAAAGATGGCACAATGCTGACGGGTATTATCTCAAGCAAAACCGAAACCGATCTGCAAATGAAGTTCCCCGGCGGGGTTGTGCAGAACTACAAAATGTCGGACGTCAAATCAATCAAAACGACCGAAACGTCGATGATGCCGTCGGGCTTGCAGGAAAGCATGAGCACGCAGGAACTCGTCGACCTGGTCGATTACCTAAGCACGCTGAAGAGAAAATGA